A stretch of Rhododendron vialii isolate Sample 1 chromosome 4a, ASM3025357v1 DNA encodes these proteins:
- the LOC131324180 gene encoding DNA-directed RNA polymerase V subunit 7-like encodes MFRELEFSGRVGFPINSLDGNGSVAHSSVVTCLLKELLLLKSTKEHGYFLAITKLKSIGNVEYEEESSDIFYPVAFFCRTFLPVKGDVMLGVVHKLYNRGVFLRCGPMQFVYLSATKMPNFHYVRLKTQEVFMNDDLTRIETGVVIRFVVFAVSWRKKHWDAEREFFVLASLEGDCLGPVSLPGSDELDS; translated from the coding sequence ATGTTCCGTGAACTTGAATTTAGTGGGCGTGTGGGTTTTCCAATCAATAGCCTAGATGGAAATGGATCGGTGGCCCACAGTTCAGTTGTAACCTGCCTCTTAAAAGAATTGCTACTCTTGAAGTCCACCAAGGAGCACGGTTACTTCCTTGCCATAACCAAATTGAAGAGCATAGGCAATGTTGAGTATGAAGAGGAATCAAGCGACATCTTCTATCCAGTAGCCTTCTTTTGCCGTACGTTCCTACCTGTCAAAGGAGATGTCATGCTAGGAGTCGTTCACAAGTTATATAATAGGGGGGTCTTCCTAAGATGCGGGCCCATGCAATTCGTCTATCTATCGGCTACAAAGATGCCGAATTTCCACTACGTCCGACTGAAAACTCAAGAGGTGTTTATGAACGATGATCTCACGAGGATAGAGACTGGTGTGGTCATCCGATTCGTAGTCTTTGCCGTGAGTTGGAGAAAGAAACACTGGGACGCAGAAAGAGAGTTCTTTGTCCTTGCCAGTTTAGAAGGCGATTGCCTAGGGCCGGTTTCCTTACCTGGATCTGATGAGTTGGATTCGTGA
- the LOC131324185 gene encoding DNA-directed RNA polymerase V subunit 7-like: MFLKVQLPWNVIIPAESLDTKGLMLQKSIIIRLLDDFSTKKATKDLGYFLAVTTLDHIGEGKVRQHTGDVLFPVLFSCVTFKPLRGEILEGVVHKILKHGVFLRSGPIENIYLSNQKMSDYKYVPGENPIFMNDKLSKIEKDVVVRFSVIGTKYIEVEREFQAVVSLEGDFLGPVS; this comes from the coding sequence ATGTTTCTTAAGGTACAGCTGCCATGGAACGTCATAATTCCAGCTGAAAGCCTTGACACGAAAGGGCTGATGCTGCAAAAGTCGATAATAATTCGCCTCTTGGATGACTTCTCCACAAAGAAGGCAACAAAAGATCTAGGTTACTTTCTTGCAGTAACCACACTGGACCACATCGGGGAAGGAAAGGTGAGACAGCACACAGGGGACGTACTGTTTCCAGTGCTTTTCAGCTGCGTCACTTTCAAGCCTCTCAGAGGAGAGATCTTAGAAGGAGTCGTTCACAAGATCTTGAAGCatggagttttcttgaggagtGGGCCCATTGAGAACATATACCTCTCTAATCAGAAAATGTCTGATTATAAGTACGTGCCCGGGGAAAATCCTATCTTCATGAATGACAAGCTGTCCAAGATTGAGAAAGACGTGGTGGTGCGCTTCAGTGTGATTGGGACAAAGTATATAGAGGTCGAGAGGGAGTTTCAGGCGGTGGTTAGCTTGGAGGGTGACTTTCTTGGACCTGTTTCTTAG